A stretch of Pleuronectes platessa chromosome 24, fPlePla1.1, whole genome shotgun sequence DNA encodes these proteins:
- the LOC128431095 gene encoding histone H3 isoform X2, with product MVLYVGRTKQTARKSTGGKAPRKQLATKAARKSAPATGGVKKPHRYRPGTVALREIRRYQKSTELLIRKLPFQRLVREIAQDFKTDLRFQSSAVMALQEASEAYLVGLFEDTNLCAIHAKRVTIMPKDIQLARRIRGERA from the exons atggttttatatgttggaag AACCAAGCAGACCGCCCGTAAATCCACCGGAGGCAAAGCCCCCAGGAAGCAACTGGCCACCAAGGCTGCGCGTAAGAGCGCCCCGGCCACCGGCGGCGTGAAGAAGCCTCACCGTTACAGGCCCGGTACCGTGGCTCTGAGAGAGATCCGTCGCTACCAGAAATCGactgagctgctgatccgcaagctgcccttccagcgcctgGTGAGAGAAATAGCTCAGGACTTCAAGACCGACCTGCGCTTCCAGAGCTCCGCTGTCATGGCTCTGCAGGAGGCCAGCGAGGCCTACCTGGTCGGCCTCTTTGAGGACACCAACCTGTGCGCCATCCACGCCAAGAGGGTTACCATCATGCCCaaggacatccagctggcccgccgcatccgcggagagagagcttaa
- the LOC128431111 gene encoding histone H2B, which translates to MPEVAKPAPKKGSKKAVAKAPGKGGKKRRKSRKESYAIYVYKVLKQVHPDTGISSKAMGIMNSFVSDIFERIAGEASRLAHYNKRSTITSREIQTAVRLLLPGELAKHAVSEGTKAVTKYTSSK; encoded by the coding sequence ATGCCTGAAGTAGCGAAGCCCGCGCCCAAGAAGGGCTCCAAGAAAGCGGTGGCGAAGGCCCCCGGTAAGGgcggaaagaagaggagaaagtccAGGAAGGAGAGCTACGCCATCTACGTGTACAAGGTGCTGAAGCAGGTCCACCCCGACACTGGGATCTCCTCCAAGGCCATGGGCATCATGAACTCCTTCGTGAGCGACATCTTCGAGCGCATCGCCGGTGAGGCCTCTCGTCTGGCTCATTACAACAAGCGCTCCACCATCACCTCCAGGGAGATTCAGACCGCCGTCCGCCTGCTGCTGCCCGGGGAGCTGGCTAAACACGCCGTGTCTGAGGGCACCAAGGCCGTGACCAAGTACACCAGCTCCAAGTAA